One Chloroflexota bacterium genomic region harbors:
- a CDS encoding Rieske 2Fe-2S domain-containing protein codes for MTTQPSGWGEQPGPPVREISRRGFLRRAVGVGVGLLTLQFLGGTILFLWPNIKGGLGDPNLALGTAADIAGQQPEWVRGLPFIYNKARLFVVNVPAAKARVDGTGEEFDDPGDEIVALYRKCPHLGCNVPQLCDRSMWFECLCHGSKYTVLGEKRAGPAPRGMDRFAHRIEEGVYIVDTSVRIDGPPIGTETFDNRRNEDIPHCAG; via the coding sequence GTGACCACCCAACCGTCGGGCTGGGGGGAGCAGCCCGGTCCGCCGGTCCGCGAGATCAGCCGCCGAGGGTTCTTGCGCCGGGCGGTAGGGGTCGGCGTCGGCCTGCTTACCCTCCAGTTCCTGGGCGGCACAATCCTGTTCCTGTGGCCCAACATCAAGGGTGGCCTCGGAGACCCGAACCTCGCCCTGGGAACGGCGGCGGACATCGCGGGGCAGCAGCCGGAGTGGGTGCGCGGCCTGCCTTTCATCTACAACAAGGCTCGGCTGTTCGTCGTCAACGTCCCCGCTGCAAAGGCCCGCGTCGACGGCACCGGGGAGGAGTTCGACGACCCTGGAGACGAGATCGTGGCCCTGTACCGCAAGTGCCCGCACCTGGGCTGCAACGTCCCCCAGCTGTGCGACCGCAGCATGTGGTTCGAGTGCCTGTGCCACGGATCGAAGTACACGGTCCTGGGCGAGAAGCGCGCGGGACCCGCGCCCCGCGGCATGGACCGGTTCGCCCACCGAATCGAGGAGGGCGTGTACATCGTGGACACCTCGGTGAGGATCGACGGTCCGCCCATCGGCACCGAGACGTTCGACAACCGCAGGAACGAGGACATCCCGCATTGCGCCGGGTAG
- a CDS encoding menaquinol-cytochrome c reductase cytochrome b subunit, producing MTIEKRPNATADKNAPTQAPVPTTPPAVPGTGPKLPGPPGAPGTERFRLLAYVRQESMVRVDKRPDETVLTWPHLLRAEFLMACLITALLLVMSFFVMAPLEEQANVNVTPHVAKAPWYFLGLQELLSYFNVTISGLFIPPVYFIGLALIAYVDRSPYRAARDRKVAWIFFLCIMFFGIGVTLIGSFFRGPGWNWVWPWEGIFFTL from the coding sequence ATGACCATCGAGAAGCGTCCCAACGCGACGGCCGATAAGAACGCGCCCACCCAGGCGCCGGTGCCGACGACCCCGCCCGCGGTTCCGGGGACCGGTCCCAAACTCCCGGGGCCGCCCGGTGCCCCGGGCACTGAGCGTTTCCGGCTGCTGGCCTACGTCCGCCAGGAGTCGATGGTCCGGGTCGACAAGCGCCCTGACGAGACGGTTCTGACCTGGCCCCACCTGCTGCGGGCCGAGTTCCTGATGGCGTGCCTCATCACCGCCCTGCTGCTGGTCATGTCGTTCTTTGTCATGGCCCCGCTGGAAGAGCAGGCCAACGTGAACGTCACGCCCCACGTGGCCAAGGCGCCGTGGTACTTCCTCGGCCTCCAGGAGCTCCTGTCCTATTTCAACGTCACGATTTCCGGGCTGTTCATCCCGCCCGTCTATTTCATCGGTCTGGCTCTGATCGCCTACGTGGACCGCTCGCCGTATCGGGCGGCTCGGGATCGCAAGGTGGCCTGGATCTTCTTCCTGTGCATCATGTTCTTCGGCATCGGGGTCACGCTCATCGGCTCGTTCTTCCGCGGCCCGGGCTGGAACTGGGTCTGGCCGTGGGAGGGGATCTTCTTCACCCTATGA
- a CDS encoding penicillin-binding transpeptidase domain-containing protein, protein MLAVLLGAALPPVTTAGGGMALDAGVQPRAAVELFLTLWRIRDYDHMHDVMAAADRERYTRVGFADLHARFAEVIGLTEMHLAVGSPRAAAQPPEARPPDLPVPPPPVARSRFARPPVPGSSPAPAIDPQAVVLGPVPGQAVPVRLTFQSTVFGDIVLDRVVELTRGARGWEVRWTPAFLFPELGATGGTFSLDRGPLPARGRILAADGTVLAETRADGIRVYPQETLAGQTVGYVTPLTDAEAAAWPPADGYAAGQLAGRLGVEASAESILRGRAGFSVLAAPYGGAAQRVVERAAIPGADVVLTLRPELQRTAEAALAPYPEAATVVVDPHSGDIWALVSAPAFNPNAMTLGTTLGGVPLGAPSASQLLNHATESAYPTGSSFKPFTLAAALQIGVATPATRMPCQPTWDLQGFTFQNYLYHLLPGTVSLVEAMAFSCNTTYMPLSMLVYERDVDALTDLIADFGFGQPTGIGWVSETAGVLPDALWFEEHPRSSGGYIPFGPFDQVQMAIGQGSFLGTQLQMALAYAAFANRGTLWMPRLVAHATGPNGESLLVTRPEVRRRIAMTPDQLEYLVTALEAVTTYSYGTGTAAFAGFGIPVAGKSGTAETGGPDPHALFPAFAPSDDPEIVVATLLARVHLGTGGSDAAPLVRRVMAAHFFP, encoded by the coding sequence GTGCTGGCGGTTCTCCTGGGCGCCGCCCTGCCTCCCGTCACCACCGCCGGTGGCGGGATGGCACTGGACGCCGGTGTCCAGCCGCGCGCAGCAGTGGAGCTTTTCCTCACCCTGTGGCGGATTCGGGACTACGACCACATGCACGATGTCATGGCGGCCGCCGATCGCGAACGCTATACGCGGGTCGGGTTCGCCGATCTCCATGCTCGCTTCGCGGAGGTCATCGGCCTGACCGAGATGCACTTGGCTGTTGGCTCACCTCGCGCCGCGGCCCAACCGCCTGAAGCTCGGCCACCGGATCTGCCGGTGCCTCCGCCGCCGGTCGCGCGGTCGCGGTTCGCCCGGCCGCCCGTTCCGGGCAGCTCGCCCGCTCCGGCCATCGATCCCCAGGCGGTGGTGCTCGGACCCGTTCCGGGCCAGGCGGTTCCCGTGCGTCTCACTTTCCAATCCACCGTGTTCGGAGACATCGTCCTGGATCGGGTGGTCGAGCTCACCCGGGGGGCTCGTGGCTGGGAGGTGCGCTGGACGCCGGCATTCCTATTCCCCGAGCTGGGCGCGACCGGCGGCACGTTCAGCTTGGACCGCGGCCCCCTCCCCGCCCGTGGTCGGATCCTGGCCGCCGACGGAACGGTCCTGGCCGAGACCCGCGCGGATGGCATCCGCGTGTACCCCCAGGAGACGCTGGCCGGCCAGACGGTGGGCTACGTGACCCCGCTCACCGATGCCGAGGCGGCCGCATGGCCGCCAGCCGACGGCTACGCGGCCGGCCAGTTGGCGGGCCGTTTGGGGGTGGAGGCCAGCGCGGAGTCGATCCTGCGGGGGCGTGCCGGATTCAGCGTCCTGGCCGCGCCATACGGTGGAGCGGCCCAGCGGGTCGTGGAGCGGGCCGCAATCCCGGGCGCGGACGTGGTCCTGACTCTTCGACCCGAACTCCAACGCACCGCCGAGGCGGCACTGGCCCCCTATCCCGAAGCTGCCACCGTGGTGGTCGATCCCCATAGCGGCGACATCTGGGCCCTGGTCTCGGCTCCCGCGTTTAACCCCAACGCGATGACCCTGGGCACCACCCTGGGCGGGGTGCCGCTGGGCGCGCCCAGCGCCAGCCAGCTGCTCAACCACGCCACCGAGTCTGCATATCCCACCGGCTCGTCGTTCAAGCCGTTCACCCTGGCGGCGGCGCTCCAGATCGGGGTGGCCACGCCGGCAACCCGGATGCCGTGTCAGCCGACCTGGGACCTGCAGGGCTTCACCTTCCAAAACTACCTCTATCACCTGCTGCCCGGCACGGTCTCGCTGGTGGAGGCCATGGCCTTCAGCTGCAACACGACCTACATGCCGTTGTCCATGCTGGTCTACGAGCGCGACGTCGACGCCCTGACCGATCTCATCGCCGACTTCGGGTTCGGGCAACCCACCGGCATCGGCTGGGTCTCCGAAACAGCCGGCGTACTGCCCGATGCCCTGTGGTTCGAGGAACATCCACGCTCCTCCGGGGGGTACATACCGTTCGGACCCTTCGATCAGGTCCAGATGGCTATCGGCCAGGGATCCTTCCTCGGTACGCAGCTTCAAATGGCGCTGGCCTACGCCGCGTTCGCGAACCGGGGGACGTTGTGGATGCCGCGTCTCGTGGCGCACGCGACCGGTCCCAACGGGGAGTCGCTGCTCGTGACCCGGCCCGAGGTTCGACGCCGGATCGCCATGACCCCCGACCAGTTGGAATACCTGGTAACGGCGCTGGAGGCCGTGACGACCTACTCCTACGGCACCGGGACGGCGGCCTTTGCCGGGTTTGGCATCCCCGTCGCCGGCAAGAGCGGGACGGCGGAAACCGGCGGTCCCGATCCCCATGCCCTGTTTCCGGCCTTCGCCCCGTCCGACGACCCGGAGATCGTGGTGGCCACGCTCCTGGCCCGCGTGCACCTGGGAACCGGGGGCTCGGACGCCGCCCCTCTCGTCCGCCGCGTCATGGCCGCCCATTTCTTCCCCTAG
- a CDS encoding cytochrome b N-terminal domain-containing protein codes for MTRKPPGQDWLPIRLIKESNFWRSLIRQPYPTTSRTRALAVMNNVFLHLHPVRVKRHAVRYTYTFCLGGVSFFLFLVLTVTGLYLMFFYIPSVDRAYQDIIAIENSVAFGSLVRNMHRWGAHLMVLTVFLHMMRVFYHGAYKPPREWNWAVGTFLLFCTLWLSFTGYLLPWDQIAFWAVNVGSSMAAYAPAVPTESAFIIFAGIDIGSETLIRFYVYHVIAFPLITAIFLMIHFWRIRKDGGISGPV; via the coding sequence GTGACCCGCAAGCCGCCCGGTCAGGACTGGCTGCCCATCCGGCTGATCAAGGAGTCCAACTTCTGGCGCTCCCTGATCCGTCAGCCGTACCCCACCACCAGCCGGACGCGCGCCCTGGCGGTCATGAACAACGTGTTCCTGCACCTGCACCCGGTGCGGGTCAAGCGCCACGCCGTGCGCTACACGTACACGTTCTGCCTCGGCGGGGTCAGCTTCTTCCTGTTCCTGGTCCTGACTGTGACCGGTCTGTACCTGATGTTCTTCTACATACCCTCCGTCGACCGCGCCTACCAGGACATCATCGCCATCGAGAACAGCGTGGCCTTCGGCTCCCTGGTGCGGAACATGCACCGCTGGGGTGCGCACCTGATGGTGCTCACCGTGTTCCTGCACATGATGCGGGTCTTCTACCACGGGGCCTACAAGCCGCCCCGCGAATGGAACTGGGCGGTCGGGACGTTCCTCCTGTTCTGCACGCTGTGGCTCAGCTTCACCGGGTACCTCCTGCCGTGGGACCAGATTGCCTTCTGGGCCGTGAATGTCGGCAGCTCGATGGCGGCCTACGCTCCGGCGGTCCCGACCGAGTCTGCCTTCATCATCTTCGCCGGGATCGACATCGGTTCGGAAACCCTGATCCGGTTCTACGTCTATCACGTCATCGCGTTCCCGCTCATCACCGCCATCTTCCTGATGATCCACTTCTGGCGGATTCGGAAAGACGGCGGCATCAGCGGACCGGTATGA
- a CDS encoding adenylate/guanylate cyclase domain-containing protein has protein sequence MQRKSLDLPDETRMLPNGRTDIWNLGDFVVGLMTLEPGWQWSKDVKPIAQTEWCEYHHLGLVMEGKLHYITPDGLEMEVGPGMLYEVLPGHDAWVVGDEPVIQYDFAGMRTFALPAAARSERTLATLVCTDIVDSTATAERVGPASWATMLASLNAESRRQIDKFRGKLATTTGDGIIAMFDGAERAIRCAAAIRDAAADLGFGLRIGVHTGEIELIPDNVRGVAVHVLSRVTALAAAGEVLVSGTTYELVADSELRFEGRGLHELKGVTGARQIWALVSG, from the coding sequence ATGCAACGCAAATCCCTCGACCTGCCCGACGAGACGCGGATGCTCCCCAACGGGCGGACCGATATCTGGAACCTGGGCGACTTCGTGGTCGGCCTAATGACGTTAGAACCCGGCTGGCAGTGGTCGAAGGACGTCAAGCCGATTGCCCAGACCGAATGGTGCGAGTACCACCACCTGGGCCTGGTGATGGAAGGGAAGCTCCACTACATCACTCCCGACGGGTTGGAGATGGAGGTCGGGCCAGGGATGCTGTATGAGGTCCTGCCCGGCCACGACGCCTGGGTGGTGGGCGACGAGCCGGTGATCCAGTACGACTTCGCGGGCATGCGCACCTTCGCCCTGCCGGCAGCCGCTCGGAGCGAGCGCACCCTGGCCACGCTGGTGTGCACCGACATCGTGGACTCCACCGCGACCGCCGAGCGGGTGGGCCCCGCGTCCTGGGCCACCATGCTGGCCAGCCTGAACGCCGAGAGCCGGCGCCAGATCGACAAGTTCCGGGGCAAGCTGGCCACGACGACGGGGGATGGGATCATCGCCATGTTCGACGGTGCCGAACGGGCCATCCGGTGTGCTGCCGCGATCCGCGACGCTGCGGCAGACCTCGGCTTTGGTCTGCGCATCGGTGTGCACACCGGGGAGATCGAGCTGATCCCCGACAACGTCCGGGGCGTGGCGGTACATGTGCTTAGCCGGGTGACCGCCTTGGCGGCTGCCGGGGAGGTGCTCGTATCGGGCACGACCTACGAGCTGGTGGCGGATTCCGAGCTGCGGTTCGAAGGCCGCGGGCTGCATGAGCTGAAGGGCGTCACGGGCGCCCGACAGATCTGGGCGCTGGTCAGCGGATAG
- a CDS encoding class II fructose-bisphosphate aldolase, translating to MTAASLDELRAELAPAAIIGSDGLVVTDPAAFRGPLTDRLVRHAVFHADPAFRDAQRWVIWAASQALGCGSASIQELYAARGRGEIAPTAFTVPAINVRAAAYLTARSVFAVARLREVGALVFEIAKSEMAYSDQRPDEYTAVILAAGLREGWVGPIFLQGDHFQFNATRWRVDPDIELTGLRDLTREAVGAGFLNVDIDASTLVDLDLATIPEQQRVNAERTADLTRLVRSIQPPGVTISIGGEIGEVGKVNSNEAELRAYLAEYRAALGDEADRHTGISKVSIQTGTSHGGMALPDGSIAPVALDFDTLGRLSTVAREEFGLAGCVQHGASTLPEEAFGHFPAAGCAEIHLATGFQNILYDGGGLPADLKAEMMAWCLANCADERRPGETDEQFLYKTRKKALGPFKAALWSIGPEAEATIGENLRARLGLLFERLGVDGTRQLVDRHVRPPGLPRPIPVALGGRPRRSIEAGASAFEDDGSGE from the coding sequence ATGACCGCGGCCTCCCTCGATGAGCTGCGGGCGGAACTGGCGCCGGCCGCGATCATCGGATCCGACGGACTGGTGGTCACCGATCCGGCTGCGTTTCGGGGTCCGCTCACCGACCGGCTGGTCCGCCACGCGGTCTTCCACGCCGACCCGGCCTTCCGCGACGCCCAGCGCTGGGTGATCTGGGCCGCCAGCCAGGCGCTTGGCTGTGGATCGGCCTCCATCCAGGAGCTATACGCCGCGCGTGGTCGCGGCGAGATCGCGCCCACGGCCTTCACCGTCCCCGCCATCAACGTCCGAGCCGCCGCATACCTGACGGCCCGCTCTGTGTTCGCGGTCGCTCGCCTACGCGAGGTGGGGGCGCTCGTGTTCGAGATCGCCAAGAGCGAGATGGCGTATAGCGACCAGCGCCCCGACGAGTACACCGCGGTCATCCTGGCCGCCGGCCTGCGCGAGGGGTGGGTAGGCCCGATCTTCCTGCAGGGCGACCACTTCCAGTTCAACGCCACCCGCTGGCGGGTGGACCCCGACATCGAGCTGACCGGCCTCCGCGACCTCACCCGCGAGGCGGTGGGCGCGGGGTTCCTGAATGTCGACATCGACGCCAGCACGCTGGTCGACCTCGACCTTGCCACCATCCCCGAGCAGCAGCGCGTGAACGCCGAGCGCACGGCCGACCTCACTCGCCTGGTGCGCTCAATCCAGCCGCCCGGGGTGACGATCTCCATCGGCGGTGAGATCGGCGAGGTGGGGAAGGTGAACTCGAACGAGGCCGAGCTGCGCGCCTACCTGGCCGAGTACCGCGCCGCCCTGGGTGACGAGGCGGATCGGCACACGGGTATCTCGAAGGTGAGCATCCAGACCGGGACCTCGCACGGTGGGATGGCGCTTCCGGACGGCAGCATCGCCCCGGTGGCGCTCGACTTCGACACGCTGGGACGCCTCTCGACCGTGGCTCGCGAGGAGTTCGGGCTGGCCGGCTGCGTCCAGCACGGCGCCAGCACCCTTCCCGAGGAAGCGTTCGGGCATTTCCCGGCCGCGGGGTGCGCCGAGATCCACCTCGCCACCGGCTTCCAGAACATCCTGTACGACGGAGGCGGGCTGCCCGCTGACCTGAAGGCCGAGATGATGGCCTGGTGCCTCGCCAACTGCGCCGATGAACGCCGCCCCGGCGAGACCGATGAGCAGTTCTTGTACAAGACCCGCAAAAAGGCGCTGGGCCCCTTCAAGGCCGCGCTGTGGTCGATCGGACCGGAGGCCGAGGCCACGATCGGGGAGAACCTCCGCGCCCGGCTGGGCCTCCTGTTCGAGCGCCTCGGCGTCGATGGCACCCGCCAGCTGGTGGACCGGCATGTCCGTCCACCGGGATTGCCCAGGCCGATCCCGGTCGCATTGGGGGGCCGTCCCCGCCGGTCGATCGAGGCCGGCGCCAGCGCATTCGAAGACGACGGCTCCGGCGAGTAA
- a CDS encoding FAD-dependent oxidoreductase, translating into MTSQDAVPLRFQTAEVGVDWLQCNIECQEGCPVNTNCRGYLMLAAEGRFEEGYILARDPNPVAAICGYVCSAPCEKACRRGDIDKPLAIRAMKRFLVDWHYANNMPDDIQVAPSTGKSVAVIGAGPAGLSAAKELAGWGHKVDIYDALPSGGGTCLIGVPAFRLPRDVIELDVNWVAKHGAEFHYNVEVGRDVTMDELRARHDAVVVATGCMYPVAMNVPGEELDGVIYGVDFLKRANLGQEQWVGQHVVVIGGGYTAMDSSRTALRIGAKTSTVVYRRGPEEMVVDEEEQHETRFEGVRFEYFGAPVEILADEQGRVKGAVFQRTRLGEPDASGRRTAEPIPGSEFVIPCDMVIPCTSQSPDNNVLGEYGSPLNRHIGVTDTREVVKGGSISSWGREPLNGTTPVGPDGRKLNALSFELMRGKIVTDRNTFASNVDGVFAVGDYVTGPATIIEAAGLGRTCARAVDRWLSGVRDAELAELPIINRATITQALDHDMPRFYEAIPRQHIPMAPPEMRRDFSGLVEIGYDTRGAVAEGARCLQCNHNISIDGPRCILCGLCADVCPEGVIYMVDKATVGGDDPEVDLFQSWPRGIAMVIDEERCIRCNLCVERCPTNCITMDRLELERFTPDGKVLLESYKDNVLGQVGQQAGMVVER; encoded by the coding sequence GTGACCTCTCAGGACGCGGTGCCCCTGCGCTTCCAGACCGCCGAAGTCGGCGTCGACTGGCTCCAGTGCAACATCGAGTGCCAGGAAGGCTGCCCGGTCAACACGAACTGCCGCGGCTACCTGATGTTGGCCGCTGAGGGCCGGTTCGAAGAGGGCTACATCCTGGCCCGCGACCCGAACCCGGTGGCCGCCATATGCGGCTACGTGTGCTCGGCGCCATGCGAGAAGGCCTGCCGGCGTGGCGACATCGACAAGCCACTCGCCATCCGGGCGATGAAGCGGTTCCTCGTCGACTGGCATTACGCCAACAACATGCCCGACGACATCCAGGTCGCGCCGTCGACCGGCAAGAGCGTTGCGGTCATCGGGGCCGGACCGGCCGGGCTCAGCGCGGCCAAGGAGCTCGCCGGTTGGGGGCACAAGGTCGATATCTACGACGCGTTGCCGTCCGGCGGCGGCACCTGCCTGATCGGCGTGCCGGCCTTCCGTCTGCCGCGCGACGTCATCGAGCTGGACGTCAACTGGGTGGCCAAGCACGGCGCCGAGTTCCACTACAACGTGGAGGTCGGCCGGGACGTCACCATGGACGAGCTGCGCGCCCGGCACGACGCGGTGGTGGTGGCCACCGGCTGCATGTACCCGGTCGCCATGAACGTCCCTGGCGAGGAGCTGGACGGGGTCATCTACGGCGTCGACTTCCTGAAGCGCGCCAACCTGGGCCAGGAGCAATGGGTCGGCCAGCACGTCGTGGTCATCGGTGGCGGCTACACGGCCATGGACTCGTCGCGGACCGCCCTTCGGATCGGGGCCAAGACCAGCACGGTGGTCTACCGCCGCGGTCCCGAGGAGATGGTCGTCGACGAGGAAGAGCAGCACGAGACGCGCTTCGAGGGGGTCCGCTTCGAGTACTTCGGAGCCCCGGTGGAGATCCTGGCCGATGAGCAGGGCCGGGTGAAGGGCGCGGTCTTCCAGCGCACCCGCCTGGGCGAGCCGGACGCCTCGGGCCGCCGCACCGCGGAGCCGATCCCCGGCAGCGAGTTCGTGATCCCGTGCGACATGGTCATCCCGTGCACGAGCCAGTCACCCGACAACAACGTCCTGGGCGAGTACGGCTCTCCCCTTAACCGCCACATCGGGGTGACCGATACCCGCGAGGTGGTGAAAGGCGGCTCGATTTCGTCGTGGGGCCGCGAGCCGCTCAACGGCACCACCCCGGTCGGGCCCGACGGTCGTAAGCTCAACGCGCTCTCATTCGAGCTGATGCGCGGCAAGATCGTGACCGACCGCAACACGTTCGCCTCCAACGTGGACGGGGTCTTCGCGGTGGGGGACTACGTGACCGGACCAGCCACCATCATCGAGGCCGCCGGCCTGGGTCGCACCTGCGCCCGTGCCGTCGACCGCTGGCTGTCAGGCGTCCGGGACGCGGAGCTGGCCGAGCTGCCCATCATCAACCGGGCCACGATCACCCAGGCCCTGGACCACGACATGCCGCGCTTCTATGAGGCCATCCCGCGCCAGCACATCCCCATGGCCCCGCCCGAGATGCGCCGCGACTTTAGCGGGCTGGTCGAGATCGGCTACGACACGCGGGGCGCGGTCGCCGAAGGGGCCCGCTGCCTCCAGTGCAACCACAACATCAGCATCGATGGACCCCGCTGTATCCTGTGTGGGCTCTGCGCCGACGTCTGTCCCGAAGGCGTCATCTACATGGTCGACAAGGCGACGGTGGGCGGTGACGACCCCGAGGTCGACCTCTTCCAGTCGTGGCCGCGGGGCATCGCAATGGTCATCGACGAGGAGCGCTGCATCCGATGCAACCTGTGTGTGGAGCGGTGCCCGACCAACTGCATCACGATGGACCGCCTCGAGCTCGAGCGGTTCACCCCTGATGGCAAAGTGTTGCTAGAGAGCTACAAGGACAACGTGCTGGGGCAGGTTGGCCAGCAGGCGGGAATGGTGGTCGAACGGTGA
- a CDS encoding c-type cytochrome, producing MRMKALGVALMVGFAAFTTFYWITDAPRRGEFEVVDTEELPDFGLLVFLPDDTYTIEVDVIDAGFSQAEVALTEISVFVNTTISFKNLTGAELTVSGTGTRPFEVVIEDTRTSPVKFDEDGETTVAAQGVESTLLVTAGPPHLTPYGANCARCHGVDGTGGIGPNLHSLSLANKWLQTGGRQGLNNYVQWVITLGGIVRSGDINSLMPAWGQEYGGSLTRQQIEALTAMIGEWAEETLANPPEEVPDTAEAGAQVFEDAGCFGCHGRNLEGGIGPNLQTIGSQLVTDLPVPVSGLGQMQADYDADMRTFLEKWIRDSAANYNDDADTGMPPFPESDLTADQLQALITFLLDQTQ from the coding sequence ATGCGGATGAAGGCGCTCGGCGTGGCGCTGATGGTCGGTTTCGCGGCATTCACCACCTTCTACTGGATAACCGACGCCCCGCGGCGCGGGGAGTTCGAGGTCGTCGACACCGAGGAGCTGCCGGACTTCGGGCTGCTGGTCTTCCTACCCGACGACACGTACACCATCGAAGTGGATGTCATCGATGCCGGGTTCTCCCAGGCTGAGGTTGCCCTCACGGAAATCTCGGTATTCGTGAACACAACCATCAGCTTCAAGAACCTGACCGGCGCCGAGCTCACCGTGAGCGGGACGGGGACGCGGCCGTTCGAGGTTGTCATCGAGGACACCAGGACATCGCCGGTCAAGTTCGACGAGGATGGGGAGACCACCGTCGCCGCCCAGGGCGTGGAAAGCACCCTGCTCGTCACCGCGGGCCCCCCGCATCTCACGCCATATGGCGCCAACTGCGCGCGCTGCCATGGTGTCGACGGCACGGGTGGGATCGGGCCGAACCTGCACTCCCTGAGCCTGGCCAACAAATGGCTTCAGACCGGCGGCCGGCAGGGCCTGAACAACTATGTGCAGTGGGTCATCACCCTGGGCGGGATCGTGCGATCGGGGGACATCAACAGCCTCATGCCGGCCTGGGGCCAAGAGTACGGCGGGTCGCTGACTCGCCAGCAGATCGAAGCCCTGACGGCGATGATCGGCGAATGGGCGGAGGAGACGCTCGCCAACCCGCCTGAGGAGGTCCCGGATACGGCCGAGGCCGGCGCGCAGGTGTTCGAGGATGCCGGGTGCTTCGGCTGCCACGGGCGCAATCTCGAGGGAGGAATCGGGCCAAACCTCCAGACCATCGGCAGCCAGCTGGTGACCGACCTCCCAGTCCCGGTGTCCGGCCTTGGTCAGATGCAGGCCGACTACGACGCCGACATGCGGACGTTCCTGGAGAAATGGATCCGCGATTCGGCGGCCAATTACAACGACGACGCTGATACCGGGATGCCGCCGTTCCCGGAGAGTGACCTCACTGCAGACCAGCTGCAGGCCCTGATCACGTTCCTGCTGGACCAGACCCAATGA